The Mycolicibacterium parafortuitum nucleotide sequence CGCCTTCGGCGAGGCTGGACTTGAACTCACACTTGCCCGACGGCGTCGGGAAGTTGCCCTCCGCGTGGGGCGCTCGCACGTCGGGAGTCCCGACGGCCAGCCGCATCCAGCCGACCTCTTCGAGCTTCTCGTAGGTGATGCCCTCCAGCGCCGGGGCGTCCCAGTCGTGGAAGTCGATCAGCATCTCGCGGTCGGTGCGATTCCAGTACGCCATGGATTCGTCGTCGAACTCCATGGCTCTGGCCAATCGCCGGAACAGCTCCACGTTGGGCACGCACTCCCCGGGCGGCTCGATCGCGGGCTGGTTCAGCGATATGTAGAGGTGGCCCCAGGTGACCATGATGTCGAGTTGTTCGGCCTGCATGGTCGCGGGCAGCAGGATGTCGGCGAATTTCGCTGTGTCGGTGACGAAGTGCTCGCTCACGACGGTGAACAGGTCCTCGCGCATCAGGCCGCGCATGGTCTTCTCCTGCGCGGGACCTTGCGACACCGGGTTCGAGTTGTACACGAACAGCGACTTGATCGGCGGGTCGAGGTCCATCTCGCCGGTCAGCGCCATGCCGAGGTCGAGCTCGTTGACCACCCGGGTGCCCTCGGGGATCCACTCGGGTTTGCAGATCGCGTCGAACTTGGTCGGGAACTCCCAGATCGGCATCTCCATGGTGCCGCCGCCGACGTGGCGCCACGCGCCGACCAGCGCGGGCAGGCACGTGATGGCCCGGATCGCCTGCCCGCCACCGCGGCTGCGTTCCAACGCCACACCCTGGCGGATCGCGGCGGGCTGGCTGGTGGCGTATTCGTAGGCGAGGGTGCGGATGTCGTCGGCGGGGATGCCGGTGATCTCCTCGACGCGTTCGGGCGGGTAGTTTGCAGCGCGCTCGGCGAGTTCGGTGTAGCCGACGGTGTAGCGCTCGACGTAATCGGTGTCGACGAGGCCCTGGGTGATGATCTCGTTGATCATGCCCATCGCCAGCGCGCCGTCGGTGCCGGGCCGGATCGGGATGTGTCAATCAGCTTGGCGCGCTGTGCGATTGCGGACCGGGTCGATGACGACGATCTTGGCGCCGTTGTTCTTGCGAGCCTCCAGCAGGAACGGCCAGCCGTGCAGGTTTGTGCTGGTCATGTTCATGCCCCAGACGATGATGTACTTCGAGTACGCCATCGACTCGACGTCCAGACCGCCGCTGCCGCCGACGGTCATGTGCCAGGCGGTCGACGAGCCGGACTCGCAGTACGTCTTCTCCGCGACGGTCGAACCCAACCGGTTGAAGAACGCGTCGCCGGACGTCAGCCCGTTCAGCACGCCCTGATGACCGAGGTAGGCATGCGGCATGATCGCCTGGCTGCCGTATTCGCCGATGATCTCGGTCCACCGCGACTTGATCTCGGCCAGCGCCTCGTCCCAGGTGATGCGCTCGAACTCGCCGGCGCCCTTCGCACCGACGCGGCGCATCGGATACAGCAGCCGGTCGGGCTGGTAGTGGTGCTCGTGGAAGTTCTTGACCTTGACGCACAGGCCGCCGCGGGTCATAGGATGGTCCGGATCGCCCTGGACGTCAACGAGTTTGCCGTCTTCGACGTGGTAGAGCATGGCGCAGGTGTCGGGGCAGTCGTGCGGGCAGGCTCCCCGCACGATCGTGAGTTGCTTGGTGGCGTCGAGGGTCATGGGGCTGTCCTTTTCGACCGCGGCGGAGGGTGCCTCCAGTCAACGACACGGGTGTGGCAGCGCAATTGCACCGGCATTAACGTGATGTGACGCCGTCCGCTCACGCCCAGATTGCGTCTACGCAGGAAAAGTGCGAGAAGGCCTCTGCTGGAATGCAATTTCGGCGGGTTAACCCGGACAGACCCGCTAGCGCGGCCGCGCACCGTCGAGGAACAGCCGCACGCAGAGCCGGATCCGGTCGGCCACCGCGTCGTTGTCGAGCACCGCTCCCCACAGCACCCCGTGTGCTGGGCCGCCGATCACCAGGCTCAGGAACGACGTGCCGATCAGCTCGGGGTCGGTGACCGCGATGGAGCCGGCCGCGGCGTGGCGCGCGAGCACCTCGGCGATGAACCGCACCACCGGGCGGGTGCCCTGCTCGTAGGCGGTCCGGCTGAGGTCGGGGAACCGGTAGGCCTCGGCGTTGAGGATGCGCTGCAGGCGCACCCCGTCCGGGCTGACCGCGGTCTGCAGCCGGGCGGACGCGACCGCGATCAGCGTCTCCTCCAGATCCCCGGTGTCCAGCGCGCGCAGCTCGTCGACGGGCACCACCCACCGGTCGATGGCGCGCTGCACGGCGGCCCGGAACAGCGCCTCCTTGTCGGTGTACTGCGCGTAGATGGTGCGTTTGGCCATACCCGCCGTCGCGGCGATGCCGTCGATGGTGGCGTGGTCGTAGCCCCGGTCCAGGAACACCTCCAGCGCGCAGTCGAGCAGTTCCTCCGCCCGCGCACGTGCCTGCTCGCGGGTCGGGCGGCCGGCGCGCGACCGGCCGGCGGCGGCAGGGGCTGGGGGGTTCACCACACCAGTATGGCCAATGAAACGACCTCGGTGCTATTCTCGACAGGTATTGAAACGATTCGGGTGCCATTACCGGTTCGACGCTGAACCCACCCGCCGATAACCCCGCTTTCCCGCAAGGACCTTCTTTGGCTACACAACTGGTCGAGCGCCCCGCTCCACCGAAAGGCGGCGCCGCGCTCATTGCCGTCCTCGCCGCCGCGGGCATCAGCGTCTCGCTGATGCAGACGCTGGTCATCCCGCTCGTCCCGCAGCTACCCGACATCCTGGGAACGTCGTCGGCCAACGCGTCGTGGGCGGTGACCGCGACGCTGCTGACCGGCGCGGTCGCGACGCCGATGTTCGGCCGCCTCGGCGACATGTTCGGCGCCAAACGGGTGCTGATCGCGTGTGCGGTGCTGCTGACGGCCGGGTCGGTCATCGCGGCGCTGACGAGCTCGCTGATCCCGCTCGTCGTCGGTCGCGCGCTGCAGGGTTTCGGGATGCCCGTGATCCCGCTGGGCATCAGCGTGCTGCGCGCGGCACTGCCCGCCGAAAAGGTCGGCGCCGCGATGGGCATGGTCAGCGCCTCGCTCGGCGTGGGTGGCGCGCTGGGGCTGCCGTTGTCGGCGGTGATCGCCGAACACTTCAGCTGGCATGCGCTGTTCTGGTCCGCGGCCGTCCTCGGCCTCGGCTCGGGGCTGCTGTTCACGCTGTTCGTGCCCGACGTCGTGCCGTCGAAGACGTTGGGACGCTTCGACCATCTCGGCGCCATCGGCCTGGCCGCGGGTCTGATCCTGTTGCTGCTGCCGATCTCGAAGGCCGCCAACTGGGGCTGGGGCAGCCCGCTGACGATCGGCATGCTGGTCGGTTCGGTGGCCGTGTTCGCCGCGTTCGTGTGGTGGCAGCTGCGTGTTCCGGCGCCGCTGGTCGACATCCAGACGACGATCAAAACCCCTGTGCTGCTGACCAATCTGGCCTCGATCGCGATCGGCTTCGCGATGTTCGCGATGTCGTTGATCGGCCCGCAGATCCTGCAGATGCCCAGCGCGACGGGCTACGGCCTGGGCCAGAGCATGGTCGCGGCCGGGCTGTGGATGGCTCCGGGCGGTCTGGCGATGATGGCCTCGGCGCCGATCGCGGCCCGCGTCATCGCCGCCCGCGGCCCCCGGTTCACGCTGATCATCGGCTGCGTCGTGATCGCCGCCGGCTACTTCTCGGCCACGCAGCTTCTCGGGTCCGCGGCCGGGGTGCTGGCATTCTCCGTGGTGGTCAGCATCGGCGTCGGATTCGCGTTCGCGTCGCTGCCGACGCTGATCAACGCCGCGGTTCCGGTGTCGGAGACCGCCGCCGCCAACGGCATCAACTCGCTGGCCCGCTCGCTGGGCACCTCGGTGTCGAGCGCGGCGATGGCCGCGGTGCTGGTGCAGACCGGCATGACCGTCGGCGGCCACACGATCCCGTCGCTCGGCGGGTTCCGCACCGCGCTGATCATCGCCGGCGTCGCCGCCGCGGTCGCTGCCGCGATCGCCGTGGCCATCCCGTCGGCCACCCCGGCGCCGGCCCCGGTGGACGACGTCGAACCGGTGCTGTCGCCGTCGGCGGTGCGCCGCCGCGCGCAGCGGCTGGAGAACGTGATGACCGCGGTGGGACGCCAGTCGGCGGTCGCCCTCGGGGTGTCCTCGACACCGCACCGGCTCGACCGCGGCGACTACGTGATCGCCGCCTATCTGGGCGGGGCACCGGCGATGACGCTGCCCGATCTGTGCGCCGCGCTGAGCAGCGACCCCCGGCCCGTCGAGGAGCGCATCTCGGCGCTGATCCGCGACGGCCTGGTCGGTCGCGTACCGGATCCGGATCAGGCCGCACCGCCACGCTTTTCGCTGACCAGCCGGGGCCGGGCGGTCTTCGAACAACAGCGGGCGGCCAACATCGGCGGCCTGGAGGCGGTGCTGTCGCGCTGGGACGACGGCGACGTCGCCGCGCTGATCGGCTACCTCGGCCGGCTGTCCGACGGCATCGACGAGGAACACCGCCGCCAACGCACCGCCGCCCCGGCGCCGGTCACGCCACACGCGCCGACCACCCCGCTGCGGACCCCGCGGCCCGCCCACGGCGCGCGACCTCGTCCGGGACTCGCGGTGCCCGGGCGCCCGCACCGGCCGCACCCCGTGGAGCCCGCGACCGAGGCGCTGCGCCACCGCCGCTAGCCGCGGGCGTGAACCAACCCGGCGCCGGGTAAGCAATCGCGGGCCTACAGTGTCCACGGGCGCAGGCATGGGAGGCAGATGACAACGGCGAGCTCGACCTCCACATGGGCGCCGTTGCAGTCGCCGGTGTTCCGGGCGTTGTGGATCGCGCAGTTCGTGTCCAACCTCGGCACGTGGATGCAGACCGTCGGCGCACAGTGGATGCTCGTCGACGATCCGCGGGCCGCCGTGCTGGTGCCGCTGGTGCAGACCGCGACCACGCTGCCGGTCATGCTGCTGGCGCTGCCCTCGGGGGTGCTCGCCGATCTGGTCGAC carries:
- a CDS encoding TetR/AcrR family transcriptional regulator, whose protein sequence is MNPPAPAAAGRSRAGRPTREQARARAEELLDCALEVFLDRGYDHATIDGIAATAGMAKRTIYAQYTDKEALFRAAVQRAIDRWVVPVDELRALDTGDLEETLIAVASARLQTAVSPDGVRLQRILNAEAYRFPDLSRTAYEQGTRPVVRFIAEVLARHAAAGSIAVTDPELIGTSFLSLVIGGPAHGVLWGAVLDNDAVADRIRLCVRLFLDGARPR
- a CDS encoding MFS transporter, translating into MATQLVERPAPPKGGAALIAVLAAAGISVSLMQTLVIPLVPQLPDILGTSSANASWAVTATLLTGAVATPMFGRLGDMFGAKRVLIACAVLLTAGSVIAALTSSLIPLVVGRALQGFGMPVIPLGISVLRAALPAEKVGAAMGMVSASLGVGGALGLPLSAVIAEHFSWHALFWSAAVLGLGSGLLFTLFVPDVVPSKTLGRFDHLGAIGLAAGLILLLLPISKAANWGWGSPLTIGMLVGSVAVFAAFVWWQLRVPAPLVDIQTTIKTPVLLTNLASIAIGFAMFAMSLIGPQILQMPSATGYGLGQSMVAAGLWMAPGGLAMMASAPIAARVIAARGPRFTLIIGCVVIAAGYFSATQLLGSAAGVLAFSVVVSIGVGFAFASLPTLINAAVPVSETAAANGINSLARSLGTSVSSAAMAAVLVQTGMTVGGHTIPSLGGFRTALIIAGVAAAVAAAIAVAIPSATPAPAPVDDVEPVLSPSAVRRRAQRLENVMTAVGRQSAVALGVSSTPHRLDRGDYVIAAYLGGAPAMTLPDLCAALSSDPRPVEERISALIRDGLVGRVPDPDQAAPPRFSLTSRGRAVFEQQRAANIGGLEAVLSRWDDGDVAALIGYLGRLSDGIDEEHRRQRTAAPAPVTPHAPTTPLRTPRPAHGARPRPGLAVPGRPHRPHPVEPATEALRHRR